The genomic segment GCATCAGATCCAATTTTTGCTGACCAAATCCAGCCTTTGCCGAAATCAGGATATTTGCCGAAGGGCCGACCTCAAGCTGCAAATTTTGGGCGTTGATGTCCCCAAGCAGGCAGTAGCGAACGAGCAAGGGCACATCAATGACATTCAAGTTGTATTGTTCGTAACCATCGACCATCTCGCGGCTGCCGCGGTTTCCGATCGTAATCTCGGGACTCAAGGAAATGCGGTCGGTAAAATCGTACCAAGCAAATCCGCCAAGGCTGTAGCCCAATTTGTTGTACCCACCCCAGTTGTCGCCGTCGATCTGACTTGCCACGCCGGCAGCAATCAAGCCGCCGCCCACATTTTGGGCTCCAAGGAATCCTCCCATGCCGAAGAGGAGGCCAATCAGCAGCATTTGAATCGTT from the Bacteroidota bacterium genome contains:
- a CDS encoding PorT family protein; amino-acid sequence: MKTIQMLLIGLLFGMGGFLGAQNVGGGLIAAGVASQIDGDNWGGYNKLGYSLGGFAWYDFTDRISLSPEITIGNRGSREMVDGYEQYNLNVIDVPLLVRYCLLGDINAQNLQLEVGPSANILISAKAGFGQQKLDLMPQFNRFNLSINGGATFFVNKNIGILGRWTYALTNMNKNWQLTREYWRCHFLTFGVRLAFK